One segment of Altererythrobacter sp. Root672 DNA contains the following:
- a CDS encoding rhodanese family protein — protein MTLPKVSPTEARTMVQNGARMIDIRGRDEFARSRAVGAKNVPVEEIESLEAGGPVVFLCRSGMRTVTNAAKLGAACGGEAYILDGGLDAWRAAGLATEDDRSQPLEIMRQVQIVAGSLVLIGVVLGFLVTPLLFGLSAFVGAGLVMAGVTGWCGMAQLLRGMPWNRRAA, from the coding sequence GTGACCTTACCCAAAGTCTCTCCCACCGAGGCCCGCACCATGGTGCAGAACGGCGCGAGGATGATCGACATTCGCGGGCGCGACGAGTTCGCGCGGTCGCGCGCGGTGGGCGCCAAGAATGTGCCCGTCGAGGAAATCGAGTCCCTGGAGGCCGGTGGACCCGTGGTCTTTCTTTGCCGCTCCGGCATGAGGACCGTCACTAACGCGGCGAAGCTTGGCGCGGCCTGCGGCGGCGAGGCCTACATTCTCGATGGCGGCCTCGATGCATGGCGCGCTGCCGGCCTCGCAACCGAGGACGATCGCTCGCAGCCGCTCGAGATCATGCGCCAGGTGCAGATCGTCGCAGGATCACTCGTGCTTATCGGTGTGGTGCTGGGCTTCCTCGTGACGCCGCTACTCTTCGGCTTGTCCGCCTTCGTCGGCGCCGGGCTGGTAATGGCCGGTGTCACAGGCTGGTGCGGCATGGCGCAGCTGCTGCGCGGCATGCCATGGAACCGCCGGGCAGCCTGA
- a CDS encoding sulfite exporter TauE/SafE family protein — protein MDPLTILAALAAGAAIGFVLGLVGGGGSILAVPLLVYVVGVESPHAAIGTAAVAVALNAAAGLAGHARAGNVKWPCALVFAGAGVVGALIGAEAGKALDGEKLLALFGGLMVVIGAIMIWRRGGVEDPDVRLDRTTARHLLPRLIPAGLAVGLLAGFFGIGGGFLIVPALLFATAMPTGVAIGTSLVVVTALGASTAGSYAVSGLVDWKLVALLVLGGLAGTLPGRLAGRALAGRKGVLNTGFAMMVIAIGLAIVWQGISTFS, from the coding sequence GTGGACCCGCTCACGATCCTGGCGGCCCTGGCCGCGGGGGCAGCGATTGGGTTCGTCCTTGGCCTGGTGGGCGGCGGCGGCTCGATCCTGGCCGTCCCGCTGCTTGTCTATGTCGTCGGCGTCGAATCGCCACACGCGGCGATAGGCACAGCGGCCGTGGCCGTCGCGCTCAACGCGGCGGCCGGGCTTGCCGGTCATGCTCGGGCGGGCAACGTGAAATGGCCTTGTGCCCTTGTCTTTGCCGGCGCCGGCGTAGTCGGGGCGCTGATCGGCGCCGAAGCCGGCAAGGCGCTCGACGGTGAAAAGCTGCTGGCCTTGTTCGGCGGGCTTATGGTCGTCATCGGAGCGATCATGATCTGGCGGCGCGGCGGAGTGGAAGATCCGGACGTTCGGCTCGACCGCACCACTGCGCGGCACTTGTTGCCTCGGCTCATCCCGGCCGGACTGGCGGTGGGCCTTCTGGCGGGCTTCTTCGGTATCGGCGGGGGCTTCCTGATCGTGCCCGCGCTACTGTTCGCGACGGCCATGCCGACCGGAGTGGCAATCGGAACTTCGCTGGTCGTAGTGACAGCTCTCGGCGCCAGCACCGCTGGCTCTTACGCGGTGTCCGGTCTTGTCGATTGGAAACTTGTCGCGCTGCTAGTGCTGGGCGGGCTGGCCGGAACCCTGCCGGGCCGACTGGCCGGACGCGCCCTCGCCGGGCGGAAAGGCGTCCTCAACACGGGGTTTGCCATGATGGTCATCGCCATTGGCCTCGCCATCGTGTGGCAGGGTATTTCGACTTTCAGCTGA
- a CDS encoding YqaA family protein, translating into MLRKLYDWTMAKAAHPKAEWWLAAFAFVEASFFPVPPHPLLGLMCLAEPQKALRYAIIATLASVAGGVLGYAIGWGLYDTVGTQLLEWLGLTKSFPVAVCYLNEYGFWLFVAKGATPIPFKLLTITAGFMGMNVGLFLLGSLVSRSISFMIVGVLFRLFGAPIKRFIDKYLGLVTAGFVVLVIAGFAAVTLLGHGGEGSADKCSAAALNSSFA; encoded by the coding sequence ATGCTGCGCAAGCTGTACGACTGGACGATGGCCAAGGCCGCGCATCCCAAAGCCGAGTGGTGGCTGGCCGCCTTCGCCTTTGTCGAGGCGAGCTTCTTCCCCGTTCCTCCGCATCCGCTGCTCGGGCTGATGTGCCTGGCCGAACCGCAGAAGGCGCTGCGCTATGCGATCATCGCCACGCTGGCTTCGGTCGCGGGCGGGGTGCTCGGTTATGCGATCGGCTGGGGGCTGTACGACACGGTCGGTACGCAGCTGCTCGAATGGCTCGGCCTGACCAAGAGCTTCCCGGTCGCGGTCTGCTATCTCAACGAATACGGCTTCTGGCTGTTCGTCGCCAAGGGCGCGACGCCGATCCCGTTCAAGCTGCTGACGATCACCGCCGGGTTCATGGGCATGAACGTGGGCCTGTTCCTGCTCGGCAGCCTGGTCTCGCGCTCGATCAGCTTCATGATCGTGGGCGTGCTGTTCCGCCTGTTCGGAGCGCCGATCAAGCGCTTCATCGACAAGTACCTCGGGCTGGTTACCGCCGGCTTCGTGGTGCTGGTGATTGCCGGATTCGCGGCGGTGACCTTGCTCGGGCATGGCGGCGAGGGCTCGGCGGACAAGTGTTCGGCGGCTGCGCTTAATTCCAGCTTCGCCTGA